The sequence below is a genomic window from Rhinopithecus roxellana isolate Shanxi Qingling chromosome 19, ASM756505v1, whole genome shotgun sequence.
ttttgagacggagtcttgctctgtcgcctgggctggagtgcagtggccggatctcagctcacttcaagctccgcctcccgggtttacgccattctcctgcctcagcctcctgagtagctgggactacaggtgcccgccacctcgcccggctagttttttgcatttttagtagagatgggggtttcaccgtgttcaccaggatggtctcgatctcctgacctcgtgatccgcccgtctcggcctcccaaagtgctgggattacgggcttgagccaccgcgcccggccaaccagctggttttgtatttttagtagagatggggtttctccatgtttgtcaggctggtcttgaactcccaacttcaggtgatccgcctgccttggcctcccaaagtactgggattacaggcatgagccaccgcgcccagtcttttttttttttgagacagagtctcgcagtgttgccaaggctggagtgtaatggcacaaccttggctcactgcaacctctgcctcctgggttcaagtgattctcctgtcttagcctccagagtagctgggattacaagtgcccaccaccactcccggctgatgttttgtattttttgtagagatggggtttcactatgttggtcaggctgctctcaaactcctgaccacatgatctgcctgcttcggcctcccaaagtgctgggatcacagacgtgagccactgcacccagctgcctagctagttttgtatttttagtagagacagggtttcacatgttggccaggctggtctggaactcctaacctcaagtgatcagcccgcctaggcctcccaaagtgctgggattacaggcgtgataatttttctatttttagtatagatggggtttcgtcatgttggccagtctggtcttgaactcctgacctcaaatgatctgcctgcctggccctcccaaagtgccgagattataggcatgagcccctgcgcccagctgattttctttttttttttttttgtgaggcggagtctcgctctgtcgcccggactggagtgcagtggccagatctcagctcactgcaagctccgcctcccgggtttacgccattctcctgcctcagcctcccgagtagctgggactacaggcacccgccacctcgcccagctagtttttgtatttttagtagagacggggtttcaccgtgttagccaggatggtctcgatctcctgacctcgtgatccgcccgtctcggcctcccaaagtgctgggattacaggcttgagccaccgcgcccggcctgattttcattaaatataattatgtcaCTCTCCTTCCGGAAGCCACAGAATTGTTTTCATGGTGGTTGGATTAAAATCCAAACTACATCCACTACGTGGGATATGAGGTCAAAAATATCCAACCATTTTCTTAGGCCTACAAGGACCCTTTATGGTTTGGCTCCTGCCTAGCTCTTTAATCTCTTACTCTATTCATCTTGCTTTTGCTCATTAAAGCCTAGCCTTTGCATTTCCACTTCCTTCTTCCTGGAAATCTCTTCCCTTGCCTCTCAGACCTCCTTTTGGGTGTATAAGTCTTACATGAATAGTCATTTCCctcacaggagttcaaggctgcagtaagccacagttgcaccaccatactccagcctgggcgacagacagagactgtctcaaaaaaaaaaaaaagttgcggccgggtgtggtggctcacgcctgtaatctcagcactatgggaggccgaggcaggtggatcacctgaggtcaggagttcgagaccagcctgaccaacatggtgaagaaccgtttctactaaaaatacaaaaattagctgggcgtggtggcacacgcctgtaatcccagctactcaggaggctgaggcaggagaagcacttgaacccaggaggcaaaggttggagtgagccgagatcacgccattgcactccagcctggacgacagagactccatctcaaaaaaaaaaaaaagagagaaaaaaaaggccgggtgctgtggctcacacctgtaatcccagcattttcgaggccgaggcgggcggatcatgaggtcagcagattgagaccatcctggctaacatggtaaaaccttgtctctactaaaaatacaaaaaaattagctgggcgtggtggcacacacctgtagtcccagctactcaggaggctgaggcaggagaatcgcttgaaccccggagtcggaggttacagtgagcctagatcataccactgcactcctgcctgggtgacagagagacactctgtctcaaaaaaaaaaaaaaaaaaaagttgccatcTCAGTAAGGCCACTCCTGACCATCCAGGCACTCTCTGGTACATTAGTCTGTTCTATCTTTCCTGCATAATATTAACATTATTAGGCCAGgtacggcggctcatgcctgtaatcccagcactttgggaggccaaggcaggcggatcacctgaggtcatgagttggagaccagcctggccaacatggtgaaaccggtctctactaaaataacaaaaattagctaggcgtgttggtgcatgcgtgtaatcccagttactcgggaggctgaggcaggaaaattgcttgaacccaggaggcagaggttgcagtgagccaagactgcaccactgccctccagcccgggtgacagaatgagactttatctcaaaatagtaatagtaataataataataataataataaaattattatatttgtttgcttttgttaatTGTCTACTGGAGTGGCAGCCCCAGGAACACAGGGACCAGAATAGTAATAGCACCTGGCTCTAAGCAAATGCTCACTAGATACACATTGAgtgggacaggcatggtggctcacaccacaattccagcactttgggaggccaaggtgggtggatcacctaaggtcaggagttcaagaccagcctgaccaacatggcaaaaccccgtgtctactaaaaatacaaaaattagccaggcgcggtggcaggtgcctgtaatcccagctactcaggaggttgaggcaggagaatcgcttgaacccaggaggcagaggttgcagtgagccgagattgtgccattgcactccagcctggatgacaagagtgaaacttcatctcaaaaaaaaaaaaatggtatgcaTCGAATGCATGAATGGGAGTTGGGGCTGGCCTCTGAAGGGTAGGTAGTCTTCCAGGACAAAGGAATGAAATGCACAGAGGTGTGAAGTCAGGAGTAAGCACAGTCTACCCCAGGAGTGCCTGACTTGACTCCAGGAGAGGGCTAGTCAGGGACTAGTGGGAAAGGAGTCTGGGGACACAGGATGGGAGTAGATTGCAGAGTATCCTGCAGGTTAGGCTGAAGAATCAGGACTCTATCCTGCAGGATAATAAGAAGCCACTGAAGAACTTTCAGCTGAGGAGTGGCCTAATTAAAGCTGTATTTTGAGAAAATTAGGCCTGAGTCTGCTGCAGAATAGACTGAAGCAGGGCCAGCTGCGTAATTGTCAGGACCCATTGCAAAATGGAAATACAGGGGCCCTTGTTCAAAACCTAGGGAAAAACGTGCCCTTAGAGgcactaaaatataaatttttttttttttttttttttttttgagacagagtctcactgtgtcacccaggctggagtgcagtggcatgatttctgctcactgcagactctgcctccagggttcaagcgattcctccctcaatctcccgggtagctgggactaccaccacgcccggctaacttttgtatttttttgtagagactggatttcaccttgttggtcaggctagttttgaactcctgacctcaaatgatccacccgctttggcctcccaaactgctgggattacaggtgtcaacaactgcacccagcctaaaccaTTTTCCTTTCATCCATAGTTCTTTCAACTtctcatggtttttgttttagagacagggtctggctatgtcacccagactggagtgcagtgacgtgatcttggctcactgcaacctccacttcccgggttcaagcaattcttctgcctcagccttctgagtagctgggattacaggcatgggccaccatgcccggctaatttttgtatttttactagagacagggttttgccatgttggccaggctggtgtggaactcctggactgaagggatccacccacatcagcctcccaaagtgctgaaattacaggtgtgagccacagtacccagcaTGTCCATGAACGACCTTCCAGTCTCAGCCTctgggtagctggggctacaggtgcacatcaccatgcctggctttctcatggtatttttttctttgctatttaatgtttaaatgttttttgttcgtttgtttgtttgtttttgagactccctctgtcgcccaggctggagtgcaatggtgcgatcttggctcactgcaaccaaaatagaattatttttcttttttctttcttttgagatagtctctttctctcacctaggctggagtgcagtggcgtgatcatagcgagccaatcctcccagctcagcctcctaagtagctgggactagaggtggcTACTAGTCTAACCTGGCTAaaatgcctgactaatttttaaataagtttttcgtagagatggggtctcgccagaTGGGGTCAAGCccaaggcttgtcttgaactcctgggttcaagggatgcTCCCGCCtgggtctctcaaagtgctgggattacaggcaggggcCATTGTTGTTGAGGTTCCTTGCAGAGGGAGCCTTTCCATGTTCATGTCCAATTTAGCAGTTGGCCATGCTCAGCCTCACGTATTCAGCTATAGACATAACATGCTTACCTTGTACTCATTTGGAATCTGGCTGAACTCCCACACGTTGTAGGTCCCCCAGAATTCTGTGCTCGTGGTGTATCTGGAACGCTGTGTGAATGGGACTATCTCCTCTgctcacaggcatgcgccaatgCTCCACTGGATGTCACTTACAAAGCACAAATTCAAAGATAGAACtatgaagaatttcaagacagcgATGGCATTCAGCTCCATGAATGTTTGGCGGGGAAAGAAAAGCAATAgcagagttttattatttatttatttatttatttatttatttttttgagacggaatcttgctctgttgcccaggctggagtgcagtggcgccatctcggctcactgcaagctccacctcctgggttcacgccattctcctgcctcagcctccccagtagctgggactacaggcgcccaccaccatgcccagctaattttttgtatttttagtagagacggggtttcaccatgttagccagtatggtctcaatctcctgacctcgtgatccgcccgtctcggcctcccaaagtgctggaattacaggtgtgagccaccacgcctggccaataacaGAGTTTTAAACCAAACAACTATGAGCATGGGCCTTGCGTGACTGTGCAGGTCCCATGTCAGGAAGCTGGCCTTGGACTGGAGGGAGTGGGTTTGAGGACATGGATGACAGTCTGGATGTGAGGTGTTGAGAACTTGGGCTAAGGAATTAAGGTGACAGTTGAaaagagaaggccgggcgcggtggctcaagcctgtaatcccagcactttgggaggccgagacgggcggatcacgaggtcaggagatcgagaccatcctggctaacacagtgaaaccccgtctctactaaaaaaaaaaatacaaaaaaactagccgggcgtggtgacgggcgtctgtagtcccagctactcgggaggctgaggcaggagaatggcataaacccgggaggcggagcttgcagtgagctgagatctggccactgcactccagcctggggaacagagtgagactctgtctcaaaaaaaaaaaaaaaaaaaaaaaaaaaagaaaagagaagaaaaacctcTCCAAGGAAAATAGGCAAGATTTGAAGAAAGATTAAAAGAGGTGGAGAtaatgattctttttcttttttctttttgtcttttttttttttttttttttcctttttgtggagaacggggtctcgctgtattacccaggcaggtctcgaactcctgggctcaagctatcctcccgcctctgcctccctgagagctgggattacaggcgtgagccaccgcgcccggcctctttttcttttttcttgagtacagaatcttgctctgttgcccaggctggagcacaatgacgcaatcttggctcactgcaacctccgcctcctgggttcaagtgattctcctgcctcagccttctgagtagctgggattacagactcccaccactgcattcggctaatttttgtagttttagtagagatgtagtttaaccatgttggccaggctggtcttgaactcctgagctctggtctggaactcctttGCTTAGCCAGCCtcctctgccagcctcagcctcccacagagctgggattatagtcatgagccaccaggtcgagataatgattttctttttttcttttttgagacgaagtcttactctattgcccaggagtgcagtggcgcgatctcggctcactgcaacctccacctccttggttcaagctattctcctgcctcagcctcctgagtagctgggattgcaggtgcacaccaccacaccctgctaattttgctttttttttttttttttttttgaaacagagtctcgctctgttgcctaggctggagtggagtggtgcaatctcagctcactgcaaactcagcctcccgggttcacgccattctcctgcatcagcctcccaagcagctgggaccacaggcgcccgccaccatgcccggctaatttttttgtatttttattagggacaagggtttcactgtgttagccaggatggtcttgatctcctgacctcgtgatccacctgccttggcctcccaaagtgctgggattacaggcatgagccaccgcacccggcctaattttgcatttttaagtagagatggggtttcaccatgtgggcaaggctagtctcgaactcctgacctcatgatctgcctgccttggcctcccaaagtgctgggattacaggcataagccaccgtgccaggcctgagATAATGATTCTTAGCATGTGGGTATTTTGAGGCAAGTGTTCTCCCCTCCTAGACTGTGAGCCCCGTGAGAGTGTAACCTCTCTGGCCTCCCCAGGGCTACTGTACACAGTGTAtagaggtgctcaataaatgtttgctgacccAAGTAGACATATAAGGATGGGAGTTCAGATGCGGGGGTGGGGCTGCCAGGAGGCAGAGAACCGAAGTAGACCTGGCTGCAGGGCTGGGGTCTCAGGGCAGTGCTGGGGACTGGGACTGTGGTGTTGAGAGGGCTTCAGGGAGACGTGATGGGAAGATGGGGAAGCCTCTGCACGTGGACAGAGCCAGGTGGTGTGGACAGGGGCTGTGAGATTGGAGAAGGAGGCATCTGGAGGACTGGTAGCGATTCCCAACAGGGGAACGTCCCTCCGAGGGTGGCCTTTATCCATCTCCGCGTGGCCTGTCCTAGCTTCCTTCGGCCAGCCTCCCGGCTGGTCTCTTCGTTCTCTTTCTTGATCTCTAGCTCTTTATTCCTCTGACATTCTGctccatctgctcctggactcTTCCGCCGCATCTATATCTTACTCTCTTTCTAACTCCCTGCCTGGGGCCCCCATCAGCTTCTCTCTCTGTCGTTGCGTTTCTCTGGGGTTATCTTTCTCTCTACTCCGCCCGGACACGCCCTCTatctcttcctcccaccctgtCCCAGTACAGTACTTGGGGTGGGGGTAATGCAGAGGCTGCCAGGTCCCTCAGAAGAGGCAGGGGGCGGGCCCAATCTCtccatatttacatatgtatgagGTCGCCTGGGCCAGTGGCAAGGAGGCGGAGCTTctgggggtgggaagggggcGGGCACCCCCAGAGCCGCAGAGTATAAAGACCGCGCTCGGCGACCGCGGGCCCCGCACTGCTGAGGAGCGGAGCCTCCGCTTGGGGGGCCCCCCATCCCTGGCTGTCCCCCCACTGCGCGTCCCCGCCCCACCCCCGCGGCTGAGCCACCACTGTTGCAGTGGTCTCCGCTTGGCGGAGGGAGCCTTGAGCTTCGTTCCACAGCTTCTTTGCATCTTGAATTTCGGGGcggccccctcccccacctctcccTGCCTTTTTGTACCCCGCTTTTTTTCTGCATTCTGCTCGGCTTTTGTAGCCGTCTGCTTTTGCACCCCTTTTCGTTTTGTTTCTAGACGGTTTGGCGAGGGTGAAGCTGCGTTCATACCCCTTCCTCTTGTTATTCTCTCCTGCTCTGACAGCACCCCTTTTCATCGCAGTTGGGGGGCCTAGGATCGGTGCATCTTCCGCCGCGCTGCCAGCACCCCGCAGCGCGTGGCCGTGCACCCCGGAATCTGCAGCAGCTGCATATCTGAGGGGGGTCTCCTTTGCCTCCGCCGCCTTTGCTCCCCGCGCTTTTGGTTGTGTGGAGGGCTTCAGCGCGCGGCGCCCCCGCTTCTCCGCAGCCCCCTGCCCCGCGCCGGGACTCGACCCGCGCCGCCAAGATGGTCatccagaaagagaagaagagctgCGGGCAGGTGGTTGAGGAGTGGAAGGAGTTCGTGTGGAACCCGAGGACGCACCAGTTTATGGGCCGCACCGGGACCAGCTGGGGTACGCAGGACCGGCACGCAACGGGCGGGGGAGAGCCGCGGGGTGACGCCTCGGGGGCGCAGGGTCCCGCCGATGCGGTCCCAGCTCCCCTCCCGGGTCCCCGGCGTCCAGCCTCCCCGCCGGGCTCTGGGCTGGGAGGGGGCCGAATCGCCAGCCTAATCTCCCCGGCTGGCCGTGCGGAGGCGGAGAAAGTAGGTCACAGCCGCCTTCCCGCCCCCCGCGGAGCCCCCTCGGGCGGGGGGTCGCCAGCTCTGCCTCCGTGTCCGCGCCGCGGCGCTCACACTCCCTCTCGGGGCCTGTCCGCTCCACACGGGCGTCCCCCACCTCCAAAGAGcgccccttccctccctccggCTCTCACTAGCTCCGCAGTCCGGTCTATTTTTAGCTCGTGCCCACCCCCTGGACCCTGGGAACGTTCATGAAGGGGCGGGTCTTGGGGGGGTGTGTTAGGGGGGTTCTTCACGGCGGAAGTTGTCTGTATCCCACCGCCTGGCCTTGGGAGCCTTCTCTGACCCCTTGTGGGTTGGGGGGCTGCTGAGAGTATGAGTTTTTCTGAGGCTGCAGGTTTTGCTCCCATGTAGGTGGCGGAGGGAGGAGTGGTCACTGTGGTGATTTGTGTGCATCAGCCAGCCAGGTGTCTGTGACAGTCGGATGACTTGGGAGCCTCCCCAGGCTGACCATAGCAGGACTCAGGGAGTTGtagtggtggggggggggggggcctgGTGACCTGCACAGGTGCAGGTGAGGGGTGGAATTCTTCCAAGAGGGATGGTCAAGCTGGGACGTTGAGACACAGGGGACACTGTGTGACACGGTTTACAATTTTTCCACACTGATTTGTCACTGTCCCCATCGGTCCACCTACTCAGGGGCCCACGAGGTGGGCCCCATGCAATCCATGCCCTCAGGGAACTCAAACTCCAGCCCCTGGAATGAAAGAATCCAGCAATGCTTGGGAGAGCCACAGGACTTCGTGGAAGAAGGGTCttctgagatggaaggattgggAGTCCAGGGTGGTGGGAACAGCCGGCCCCTGGGCCCTTACTTCAGGCAGGGGagccatggagaaaccccaccaaGGGAAGGCTGTGGGAGATTCTGCCTTTCCTCCTTGCCTCTGCCCAGGGTGCTGGGTGTGAGCTGAGGGTGGGGTGACTGTCGAAGGTTCTAACAAGCTGTCTCTGAGAGATTTGTAGCTAGGCTAGAGTGTTAGGTCTTGCATTTCAGGAACTGTGTTCAAAGTTTGGCTTCTGAAGGGCACCAGGAGAGAGATTTTGCTATTCAAATCTGAGGGTCCAGGCTCTGCAGGGTGGCATGAGAGTTTGCTTGTGAATGGTGGCCAGTACCCGCTTAAAAAGTCACCATGCTAGCACAGCTTTAAGTATGAGTATGAATGCAGAGGTAACAGATGTGTGCCTTTTCAGGACTAAGCATGGTTGAGGAGTTGGAAATGTAATTGGAGGCAAAGTAACAGCAGCCTATACTTGGAGTTGCCCCAGCAACGAGGGTTTAGGTCTCTGTGGCCTCCACAAGGTCGGGCTTCACTGTGCCCTAGGACCAGGAGGGGGCTGGGAGTCATGGCTGGAAGCCAGACACAACTGCCTGCTTCCAGCTTGTCTCATTTTGCTCCCAGGGGAAGGCTCTAAGACATCTCTGTGACTCTGTGACCAGTCACAGTGCAGAACTTCAGAGTGGGTAGAGGGGTACGTGGGGATAGGTGAGGTTATGGTGGGAATGTTAGGCCCTGCTGACCCTGTTTCCTCCTCCCTAGCCTTTATCCTCCTCTTCTACCTCGTTTTTTATGGGTTCCTCACCGCCATGTTCACCCTCACCATGTGGGTGATGCTGCAGACTGTCTCCGACCATACCCCCAAGTACCAGGACCGACTGGCTACACCGGGTGAGTTTCAAGGCTTCCCCTGCCAGCTACTCTAACTGCTCTTGTGCCCCTAAACCTCCAGAAGGAACTCATAGTTCCTTCCAGGAGTTTAATTCTGATGACCCAATCCCCATGTTCTGGGAAGTTCTTCTTGGAATCTGTCCACCTTCCCATTTCCTGCAGTTGGGAGCTGTGTGATTTGGGCATGTGGCAGATAACCACGGGAGATCACCCTCCCGTGAAGATGATCTCAGATATTCACCGCTGTCCCCACCCTGGTGTTCCCTGTGtccattttcttccctctgtgtgcAGCCCCTCATCTTATAGATACCCCCAACTTCTGCCTTTGTCGGCTGTAGGCTTGATGATTCGTCCCAAGACTGAGAACCTTGATGTCATTGTCAATGTCAGTGACACTGAAAGCTGGGACCAGCATGTTCAGAAGCTCAACAAGTTCTTGGAGCGTGAGTGTGGGCCTGGCTATGTGGCAGTTCACGACTTCAGGCAGGGGACTGGGGACCTTGGAAGTGAAGCATCTGGCCCCTgactctctccctcccacctccttagCTTACAACGACTCTATCCAAGCCCAAAAGAATGATGTCTGCCGCCCTGGGCGCTATTACGAACAGCCAGATAATGGAGTCCTCAACTACCCCAAACGTGCCTGCCAATTCAACCGGACCCAGCTGGGCAACTGCTCTGGCATTGGGGACCCCACCCACTATGGCTACAGCACTGGGCAGCCCTGTGTCTTCATCAAGATGAATCGGGTACCTGTGACCTTGGTCTCCAGGGTGAATGGAGGAAGGATCTGGGGACACCACTGCAGACAGTTGCATCCTTTCACTGGGGCTAATGGGCATGAGAGAGACTTGGATGTTTGTGGTTTGTGTAgctgagaggaaaagagaggcGGGGCTCTTGGAGGGTAAGCTCTGTAGCTAGAAGgctggatgcctttttttttttttttttttttttttgagacggagtctggctctgtcgcccaggctggagtgcggtggctggatctcagctcactgcaagctccgcctcccgggtttacgccattctcctgcctcagcctcccgagtagctgggactacaggcacccgccacctcacccggctattttttttgtatttgttagtagagacggggtttcaccatgttagccaggatggtctcgatcttatgacctcgtgatccacccgtctcggcctcccaaagcgctgggattacaggcttgagccaccgcgcccggccagttttttgtattctttagtagagatggggtttcaccgtattagccaggatggtctcgatctcctgaccttgtgatccgcccgtctcggcctcccaaagtgctgagattacaggcttgagccaccgcgcccggccctttttttttttttttaagacagggtctcgctatgttgccaagactggccttgaactcctga
It includes:
- the ATP1B2 gene encoding sodium/potassium-transporting ATPase subunit beta-2; this translates as MVIQKEKKSCGQVVEEWKEFVWNPRTHQFMGRTGTSWAFILLFYLVFYGFLTAMFTLTMWVMLQTVSDHTPKYQDRLATPGLMIRPKTENLDVIVNVSDTESWDQHVQKLNKFLEPYNDSIQAQKNDVCRPGRYYEQPDNGVLNYPKRACQFNRTQLGNCSGIGDPTHYGYSTGQPCVFIKMNRVINFYAGANQSMNVTCAGKRDEDAENLGNFVMFPANGNIDLMYFPYYGKKFHVNYTQPLVAVKFLNVTPNVEVNVECRINAANIATDDERDKFAGRVAFKLRINKT